A stretch of the Alnus glutinosa chromosome 6, dhAlnGlut1.1, whole genome shotgun sequence genome encodes the following:
- the LOC133870441 gene encoding uncharacterized protein LOC133870441, producing the protein MATALSWQPPLQLRPRQWRHHRRPAIPVGAFRRSDFDGFAKRMASGEAWRDAWRSANDGFDQLVFEAKKAAERLDRRYSLSNRLSSVARSAGDRARDFDREFEISPRWRTFSMDFSRNWPRYRKQLNGFLDTPIGRSFATIFFLWFALSGWLFRFLIFATWVLPFAGPLLIGAIANNLVIKGACPACKRQFVGYKNQIIRCTGCGNIVWQPKGDFSRGGRDNSTSKKSQPEIIDVDFEEK; encoded by the exons ATGGCCACAGCTCTTTCATGGCAACCCCCACTCCAGTTAAGGCCGCGTCAATGGCGTCATCATCGCCGCCCGGCCATCCCCGTCGGGGCCTTCAGGCGCAGCGACTTCGACGGCTTTGCGAAGCGAATGGCCTCGGGTGAGGCCTGGAGGGACGCGTGGCGTAGCGCCAACGACGGCTTCGATCAGCTCGTCTTCGAGGCCAAGAAGGCCGCCGAGCGCCTCGACCGCCGCTACTCCTTGTCCAACCGCCTCAGCTCAGTCGCTCGCTCCGCCGGCGACCGCGCCCGCGACTTCGACAGGGAGTTCGAGATCAGCCCGCGGTGGCGCACTTTCTCCATGGACTTCAGCAGGAACTGGCCGAGG TACAGGAAGCAGCTCAATGGTTTTCTGGATACTCCAATCGGAAGAAGTTTCGCG acAATTTTCTTCCTCTGGTTTGCATTGTCTGGATGGCTTTTTCGGTTCTTGATATTCGCAACATGGGTACTGCCATTTGCTGGTCCTCTTCTCATTGGTGCTATTGCCAATAACCTCGTTATAAAG GGGGCTTGTCCAGCTTGCAAGAGGCAATTTGTTGGTTACAAGAATCAAATAATTCGCTGCACAGGCTGTGGAAACATTGTATGGCAGCCGAAGGGGGACTTCTCCAGAGGTGGCAGAGACAACTCTACTTCAAAAAAGTCACAGCCTGAGATTATTGACGTTGATTTTGAGGAGAAATGA